The Antarcticibacterium sp. 1MA-6-2 genome has a window encoding:
- the speB gene encoding agmatinase has product MSKKNYAGIPDKYARIDEAKVVLIPVPYDGTSSWQKGADKGPDAFLEASENMELYDIETRSEVYKKGIYLAPAVTENSSPEKMVEVVHKTTKNYIKQEKFVTVFGGEHSVSIGTIRAFNESFEDLTVVQIDAHADLRPEYEGSKCNHACAIYEASKTTNLIQVGIRSMDVSEVDNMDENQVYFAHNLYEDWMDDAIGQMTPNVFITIDLDAFDPSIMPSTGTPEPGGLFWYETLEFLKLMFKKKNVVGFDIVELCPNENERSSDFLAAKLYYKMLSYKFKYLNHNPDEDEDE; this is encoded by the coding sequence ATGAGCAAAAAGAATTACGCCGGGATACCAGACAAGTATGCACGCATAGACGAGGCAAAAGTGGTATTGATTCCGGTTCCTTATGATGGAACCAGTTCCTGGCAAAAAGGTGCAGATAAAGGTCCTGATGCTTTTCTAGAAGCTTCAGAGAATATGGAGCTTTACGATATCGAAACCCGCTCTGAGGTTTATAAAAAAGGTATCTACCTCGCCCCGGCAGTAACTGAAAATTCTTCTCCGGAAAAGATGGTGGAGGTGGTTCATAAGACTACCAAAAACTACATAAAACAGGAAAAGTTTGTAACTGTATTTGGTGGTGAACATTCTGTTTCTATAGGTACTATACGTGCTTTTAATGAATCTTTTGAAGATCTAACAGTTGTTCAAATTGATGCTCATGCTGATTTAAGGCCGGAATATGAAGGTTCTAAATGCAACCACGCCTGCGCTATTTACGAAGCAAGTAAAACCACCAACCTCATTCAGGTAGGAATACGATCAATGGATGTTTCTGAAGTTGATAATATGGATGAAAATCAGGTTTATTTTGCTCACAATTTGTATGAAGACTGGATGGATGACGCGATTGGCCAAATGACGCCCAATGTATTTATTACTATAGATCTGGACGCGTTTGATCCTTCCATTATGCCATCTACAGGAACTCCGGAACCAGGAGGATTGTTCTGGTATGAAACCCTGGAATTCCTGAAATTAATGTTCAAAAAGAAAAATGTAGTAGGATTTGACATTGTTGAACTTTGTCCAAATGAAAATGAAAGATCATCAGATTTTCTTGCTGCAAAACTGTACTATAAAATGTTGAGCTATAAGTTCAAATATTTAAATCATAATCCAGACGAAGACGAAGATGAGT